The Arachis hypogaea cultivar Tifrunner chromosome 19, arahy.Tifrunner.gnm2.J5K5, whole genome shotgun sequence genome has a window encoding:
- the LOC140182219 gene encoding uncharacterized protein: MIKLIASYNDEVAKIVLENTTYNAKYTSHQIQKEILHILSNKVRKHICEEIGDFKFCIVVDETRDESKREQMVLVLRFVNIHGFIQDRFLDLVHIKDATSLTLKQELCGIFSQHSLDVSNIRGQGYDGASNMREEWNGKRHDELHAAKTDKIIFLLEIDELETGKGANQIGILKRAGDTRWNSHFSSCGDADSAYNTLTSFEFVLILHLMKDFMGIIDILYQALQKQSQDIVNVVQLVHSTKALIQSMRDDRWEELLKNVKSFCEQHDILISDLTASYVASFYSYYRTIIFSNENNEDNVKKQDGGRLSRG; encoded by the exons ATGATAAAACTCATAGCATCTTACAATGATGAAGTTGCAAAAATTGTGTTAGAAAATACTACATATAATGCTAAATATACttcacatcaaattcaaaaagaaatttTGCATATTCTCTCAAATAAGGTGAGAAAGCATATTTGTGAGGAAATTGGAGATTTCAAGTTTTGCATTGTAGTAGATGAAACTCGTGATGAATCTAAAAGAGAACAAATGGTACTTGTTTTGAGATTTGTTAATATACATGGTTTTATTCAAGACCGTTTTCTTGATCTTGTACATATCAAAGATGCTACATCATTAACTCTGAAACAAGAATTGTGCGGTATTTTTTCTCAACATAGTCTTGATGTCTCTAATATTCGTGGTCAAGGATATGATGGCGCTAGCAACATGAGAGAGGAATGGAATGG TAAGCGACATGATGAGTTACATGCTGCCAAGAcagataaaattatctttttattagaGATTGATGAACTTGAAACTGGCAAAGGGGCAAATCAAATTGGTATTTTGAAACGAGCAGGTGATACTCGATGGAATTCTCATTTCTCTTCT TGTGGTGATGCAGATAGTGCTTATAATACCCTGACCTCATTTGAGTTTGTATTGATCTTGCATTTGATGAAAGATTTTATGGGAATAATTGATATTCTTTATCAAGCTTTACAAAAGCAATCTCAAGACATAGTTAATGTTGTGCAACTAGTTCATTCTACAAAAGCACTTATCCAAAGCATGAGAGATGACAGATGGGAGGAATTATTAAAAAATGTGAAATCATTTTGTGAGCAACATGATATTCTAATTTCTGATTTAACTGCTTCTTATGTTGCAAG tttctaCAGCTACTACAGAACGATCATTTTCAGCAATGAAAATAATGAAGACAATGTTAAGAAACAAGATGGAGGACGACTTTCTCGCGGATAG